A portion of the Meriones unguiculatus strain TT.TT164.6M chromosome 14, Bangor_MerUng_6.1, whole genome shotgun sequence genome contains these proteins:
- the Trim6 gene encoding tripartite motif-containing protein 6, protein MTSAILVDIRDEVTCPICLELLTEPLSIDCGHSFCQACIMGNSDKSVRSQQGKSSCPVCRTTYQPGTLRPNRHLAVIVKRLKEVMLGPGKQLEVIVCALHGEKLQLFCKEDGNLICWLCERSQEHRGHHTFLMEEVAQEYQEMFQESLKKLRKEQQETERLKALIREKRESWKNQVEPERRRIQTEFKQLRSILDREEQRELKKLEVEEKKGLSIIDKAEGDLTHQSQSLKELISDLEHRCQGSTLELLQDVSDVTKRSEFWTLRKPQPLPTKLKSLFRAPDLKKMLRVFRELTGVQSYWVDVTLNPQTANLNLVLSKNRRQVRFVGAEPSGPSCPEEHYDCGVLGSQHFSSGKYYWEVDVSKKTAWILGVCRAPVEPVSSFSPSKPRASPRYRPQSGYWVIGLRHKREYRAHEDPSPSLLLSLSVPPRRVGVFLDYEAGTVSFYNVTNHGLPIYTFSKYYFPAALCPYFNPCSCVVPMTLRRPSA, encoded by the exons ATGACGTCAGCCATCCTGGTGGACATCCGAGATGAAGTCACCTGCCCTATCTGCTTGGAGCTCCTGACAGAACCCCTGAGCATAGACTGTGGTCACAGCTTCTGCCAGGCCTGCATCATGGGAAATAGTGACAAGTCAGTGCGCAGCCAACAAGGGAAGAGCAGCTGTCCGGTGTGCCGAACCACCTACCAGCCTGGGACCCTCCGGCCTAATCGACACCTGGCCGTCATAGTGAAGAGGCTTAAGGAGGTCATGCTGGGCCCCGGAAAGCAGCTCGAGGTCATTGTTTGTGCGCTTCATGGAGAAAAACTCCAGCTCTTTTGCAAGGAGGATGGGAACCTAATTTGCTGGCTTTGTGAGCGGTCTCAGGAGCACCGTGGTCATCACACATTCCTCATGGAGGAGGTGGCCCAGGAGTACCAG GAAATGTTCCAGGAGTCTCTGAAGAAGCTGAGGAAAgagcagcaggaaactgagagGCTGAAAGCTCTTATCCGAGAGAAGAGGGAGTCCTGGAAG AATCAGGTGGAGCCTGAGAGACGCCGGATCCAGACAGAGTTCAAGCAGCTTCGAAGCATCCTGGACAGGGAGGAGCAGCGGGAACTGAAAAAGCTGgaagtggaagagaagaaggggcTGAGCATCATAGACAAGGCCGAGGGTGACCTGACTCATCAGAGCCAGTCACTGAAAGAGCTCATCTCAGACCTGGAGCACCGGTGCCAGGGCTCCACGCTGGAGCTGCTGCAG GATGTGAGCGATGTCACAAAAAG GAGTGAGTTCTGGACCCTGAGGAAGCCCCAACCTCTCCCCACCAAGCTGAAAAGTTTGTTTCGAGCCCCGGATCTAAAGAAGATGCTGCGAGTCTTTCGAG AGCTGACAGGCGTCCAAAGCTACTGGG TGGACGTGACTCTGAATCCGCAGACGGCTAACTTAAATCTTGTCCTGTCTAAAAACCGGAGACAGGTGAGGTTTGTGGGTGCCGAGCCGTCCGGGCCCTCCTGTCCGGAAGAACATTATGACTGTGGCGTCCTGGGCTCTCAGCACTTCTCCTCAGGAAAGTACTACTGGGAGGTGGACGTGAGCAAGAAGACAGCTTGGATCCTGGGCGTATGCAGGGCCCCGGTGGAGCCCGTGTCCTCATTTAGCCCCAGCAAGCCGCGGGCCAGCCCCAGGTACCGGCCCCAGAGCGGGTACTGGGTGATAGGGCTGCGGCATAAGCGCGAGTACAGAGCCCACGAggacccctccccctccctgctcCTGTCCCTGAGCGTGCCGCCTCGCCGCGTAGGGGTCTTCTTAGACTACGAGGCGGGCACGGTCTCCTTCTATAACGTCACAAACCACGGCTTACCCATCTACACCTTCTCCAAGTATTACTTCCCTGCTGCCCTTTGTCCGTACTTTAATCCCTGCAGCTGTGTGGTCCCGATGACCCTGCGGCGCCCCAGCGCGTGA